ATTGTCTGCTCCTGCTGATAGTCACACAGGCTCAAGGCCGAGATAGTAGAGTGACAAACCAGTCTAGACATGTTTTTCTCATCTTAAATACTTTGTATCTAATCCAATGCAACAATGTTAAGATATGATTGACGGTAGGTTGTATATAGAGTGTGGTCTCCTGTTTCGCTACACAGATCTTTACTATAGACTACTGAGGTATTCTGTATGTGAATCTGAGTTTTATATCAAGGTTCCTGTGTCATCTAACTGGAAGACTGATTGTTAAACTTTTttatattgaacctttatttaactaggcaagtcagttaagaacaaatacttattttcaatgatggcctaggaacagtgggttaactgccttgttcaggggcagaacgacagatttttaccttgtcagctctgggattcgatctagcaaccttttggttactggcccaacgctctaaccactaggcaacctgccgccccaactTACATCACCCCATGCAATGGACCACCCAACACACTTGAGCTCGTCATCGCCCACATCTCGATGGCAACGGTGGGGGCAGACAGGGCACTGGCGAGCCCCCACAGGGCCAGGAGCAGCACCGCCTCCCCCTTGCGCCTGTTCCACATCTGCGGGTATAGCACCTGGAGGTAGCGCTGGACACCGAGTAGAGTGACCGTTAGCACGTTAGCATACAGGCTGAGGTAGAGCAGGAAGGTGCCTAGCTTGCATGCAGCACGGCCCAGAGTCCAGCCGTGCAGGAGAGTATAGATCCACACGGGCACCGTGGCCAGGCACAGGATGTCGGAGGAAGCCAGGTTCAGCATGAGGCACAGGGTGAAGTTGGGGCGTCAGGACGAGCGGCGCAGGATGACCACCAGGACAGCTATGTTACCAGGGAGGCCCAGCGCACAGCACAACCCCAGGACGGTGCTCGAAATCAGGCGGCCCGAATTCGGGGAGGTGGAGACCAAGCTAGAGGTGCTGGAGGAGTTCAGGTTCTCCAATGTCTGTGAAATAATAAGATATCTAAGAGCTATCTGGAAGAAGGCAGACTTCAGACATCTAACCTCAAGTTTGTTATCTTCTTTTGACTTCTTGTCAGGGTGATAGGGAAAattgtgggttaactgcctctgGTCAGCTTCCTCTTAATGagctgtgggtgtgtgcatgagaTGTTGGCATAATTCTGTATTTGTCAAAGGCTACAGCCAACCTGATTCTCATAAATAGGCACACTACACTGAGAAGATAGTTAGTTTCAAGCTATAGGCAAAGCATCTACCATATGTGCCTAGGGGCCAGCCATGcaatttttgtatattttataatttttcaGTGATTTTAACTTGTGTAAAAAGTTTAAATGATTTGAACTTTTGACAGAAATGGATGCGTAATGTAATCCATCTCCTTGTTGCAAGGGCTTGATAAATATAACCACTTTTTCTTAgcgttccacattttgttttgccaTAGCTTCAATGTTGCCATCTAAAGGCAAGGACGGAAAAACTATATAAAAGATTACTGCACCTTTAATTTCCTCCCTGCCACAGATTCTAGCAGAAATCTACAATGACTTATGTTAATTTGGGAAACTATTGACAATAACTGGACAGTTGTATAAAGCACATTTATTTGCagatacaaatatatacagtacttgcATTCTCGCCTTTCTTTAACTCGCATTGTAGTTCttgtgttaaaaaaaagaaaagaaatctatattattatcATCACTGCATTGTTGTCAAATAGCTCGCAAGGTAAGAACTGGAGAGGACTGTTTTATACCttttgtatcctgtgcatgtggcGAATTAACTTCACTATCAGTTCCAATATATAGCCTACCAACATTCACCCTTCATTGACCTTTCCTTCTTCTATCCTCTTATTTTGTCTCTCCTTTATTTAATGACTGAGTTTCACAGTCCAAATATCTTTGTCAGTTAAGATAACCGTTCTCTGTCACcatctcagttgtaaatgagaacttattctcaactggcctacctggttaaataaagggtgaaataaaaaaaataaacagccgTTCCATTCTTTCCAACCAGAATTCACAATCCTTATCAAGTCTCACTGAGTCTTTATGAATGAGATCAGATCCACAGACAAAAATATACAATGTGGATGGGTGGGTCTGTCAATACTAGTCAATGTCAATTGAGACCCATCTATTCAGATGGTATGGAGTGCGCAGAATCATTCTGGGCTAACAGCGCGGAAAACAGAAAAGAGAAAATGACTCTTGCGGTTCAGCGGttgtcagtcaatcaatcatcaCTGTCAATCATCGTCGTCCTCTTCCGAGGAGGAGCGCATCATGCCTCCGCTATCGTTGCGGTAACAGCGGGCCAGGAGGCGGAGTTGCTCCAGGGACTCCTGGAAGTCGGGCAGCTCAGGCCCCTGGGAGAGGAAGCTGGGGGCGATGCGGCGGGGGTCCAGGGTGCTGGCACCGCGGTGCAGCTCTGACAGCCACGGGCCCAGGGCCGGAGAAGACTGCAGGGAGGTGAGCACGGGGAGGGAGGAGACCACACAGGACCGCTCTGTGTGGAAGAGAGGATAGGAAGAGGGAGATAAGGTTAGAGGTATAGACCTGACAATAATGGGAGAGACTGTTGGATACAAGCATAGTGAGGCATGAAAATAGAATAGACTTATTTAGGGATTGTGAGGCAGAGATCTGAAGTGAAGTGACTGACAGGGAGTGAGCGGGGAAgggtagaatatgcatatacaaTCACCTGTGTAGCCAGATAAAATGGCTTTTACTATTACTATTTattaatactgcacaatttaaaaacACTTGCCCCCTAATCCCCCCTTCCCagatacatgtgtaaatattgcacTAAAAATCATGCCTTCCTATATTATACTTCTGCAAAAATTatatattctactgagccatttactttatgttcgtattcttatattttattcTTGTTGTTGCATTgccgagaaggaacctgcaagtaagcatttcattggatggtgtataccatgtgtatcctgaacatacgactaataaaacttgataACAGAAACATAGACTGAGTCAGAGAGACAAACATTGAAAATAACTTGACAGAGTGAGACAGCGCAGTTAGATAAATGGACCAGAAATGCCAGAGAAACATTAGGATTAGATTTACTCACTGTTTGGGGGAGGGGCTTGACTCTGCAGAAAGCCCTGTGGACCCAAGGATTGGCTGAATATCTGTGGGAAGGGCGGGGTCAGCTTACTGGGGCTGGATACAAGCTGGACCGAACTGCACAGGGAGAATGAGGAAATGGTCAATTGTGATTTTCATGGTTTAAACAGCAGGATTGGTTTGGTCTATCAAACTACtacagtcgtgtgtgtgttgaatcCGTCCATGTGGCCATGTCTCTAAGCCTGCCTATGTGAGTGTGTGACATTGTCAGTGCAtgagtggaagtgtgtgtgtgtgtgtgtgtgtgtgtgtgtgtgtgtgtgtgtgtgtgtgtgtgtgtgtgtgagaaaacgGGTGCTATTGAGTATGCAAGAATGACACTCACAAAGGCGTAGCGGGGTAGTGAGCATTGATGTAGGAGGCTAGCACCTCTTCCCCACAGTCAAGGCTATGCAGCTGGGTGGGCGGCTGCATCCCTGGTCTCAGCTGGCTGCAGATGGGACCGCAACGTTACAGCAATGCACATTAACACCAGAGCAACGTTTCCACACACCTTCAGAACCATTAAAAACATCTGCAAATTTGTCAACTCAACCTTTGACTAACGCTGACAGGATAACTTATCTGATATAAATGCGGAGTGATATTGGGAGTTTTGTATCTAAAACCCTATGAGTTGGAATACCCAGATGTACACAGACCTACATGCCCCAAAAATACACTTGCAGTTGACAGAGTAACATAACAGTAACATAACAGCCATGTTTTGTCTCACCTGACCAGACTCTGCCCCTCTAAACCCTTGAGGGTCACTGATTGGCCGAAGCAGTGGCCATCGCCCAGCTCGGGGCAAGCCGATAGGGGTTTCCACGGCAACACATCGGCGCAGTCACCCAGGGCGTCGGGGAGAGAGCTGCCTTGCGTCATCGGAAAGGGGAGGGCTCCGTACGCAGCCACCACCTGAGGAAAAACATCTCGGCCATGTTAATTAAATCAAAAACCAAatgaaactttatttgtcacatgcgccgaatacagcaatagcttactgtgaaatgcttacttacaagccctcaaccaacagtgcagttcaagaagagttaagaaaatacttaccaaatagactaaagtaaaaaataataattgggcGGGACgttattaggcaccaaacggaagaaaacagactgaaacagggaggaactaCACAGACTTGGCCAacaagaaatgttttcaaattattttttgttgtgtgcCCACTAATCAATATGACCCTGGtctcacacacactgtaaatcTGTTAAATGTATAGTAGGCTGTGGGGAAGACATAATGATTATCTTGTGCCCTGGACATTCCCTTCTAAATGTTATTTGAGGAGGACAACTGAAGCCAACCAGAGCTGCAGTCTAGCTTGAGCTGTTATTTTAGTCATACCTGTAAACCTTTCAGACCTTTCACaggttatttaaccaggttagtgTCATTGGGAAGAAGTGGAAAAAATTCTGACATAAGAGATAGCAGTAGGGTTAGCATTGTAAATAGCTTGATTTTAAACTAATGCATTCAAAGAAAGCACCCAACTCTCACCTTTCTCCCGGACACTGCCAGTGCGTCTGCAAACTCCCACATGGGGGTGCTGTTGTTCCTCAGCCTATAAGGGACAGTAAGGGAGTCCAGGGCCAGAGCCAGCACAGAGCTGGAGTGGTACCACAGTGAGGGCTGGAGACCGAAAAGACAGTGAGTGATGGGAatagacagagaaacacacacatatttctgGGGTTGTAGGACATCGATGCTAACAGTGCTAAAAATAACTGTTAGCATCCTCTCAAGCAACGGTGGGGGAGAGCGATGTCAATCATTTGCACTACAGCTCAATCAAGTCTATATATTTTCAGCGACAGAACGAATAAATGAGTACCAAAATGTGGGAATAGACAGATGATAgatgggaaaagagggtggcgtCTGTCTGACTCACGTCGTAGTTGAggtgggggaaggaggggggttGGGCGGGCCGTCTGCCCAGCCCGCCCTTCAGGGTCAAAGGGCAGAAGAACGAGCTGTTATTGGCCATGTGGACCATGCCTAAGGAGTAGTTCAACAGGTGATAGAGCTCCTTCATCGGGGTCTGAGGAAAGCAACAGAAGAACAATGTCATAGGACTTTATTCACAACACAATAGATGTGCATGAAACAATTACTATGATATGGACAAAACCAGATTATAGTCATTAAATCAGTAGCAAattgtgaaataaaaacaaaatcacAGATCTCAGCTGAACTctgaattacatttctatctACAATTTACAGCGAATAAAACCCATGGCATTACATGGCAAAGaacacctgggtcatgttcattaggcaccaaacggaagaaaactgacaaacagggagggactacctggacttggcCAATAAGAAATGCTAATTGTCCATTgagtgccctaatgaacatgacactGTTGAAGAAAACAGTGCTTACTGATGAACTGCCTGAAAACACACTGCCAAAAACCTCCCTCTTGTCACTCACTGTGTCTGGGTGACTAACAGGTGCGAGCCCCCAGGTAAGGATGCCCCGTCCCCCATAGGAGTCCTGCAGCATCTCGGTGACCTTTGAACCCAGGCCAGAGAAGCCATCAGCCAGGTCACAGAGCACCTGGAACccctgggagggagagggatggcagAAGGaagagcaggagaaagagaaaggagagatgacaaACAGATTCAATCAGCCATTCGAGGAGTGATTGTACCGAATGGGGCCTTTAGAATGAACAAAGTATGTTTGGATGGATATGGATATTTTTGGTATTCGAGACATGTAGTTTTCCAGGACCAGGGTTTGTGATAACCCCTATTGGAGAGTCATGGTAAAGGATCACCAGTCAGTTACCTGTAGGTAGTCACATTCCTCTATGAAGAAGTGTAGTCTGTCCTCCAGATCCTCCAGCACTGAGCCATGAAGCAGAGCCTCCCCCTGGCCAAACGTTTCCAGGCGGTGGGCCTCCCTGTAGAACACAATGCCAAAACAAAGTCATTTTCCTGAGAAATCCAAGTTAGTTCTGCTGTAGCGTATGGGAAAAGCACTCCGTGTGAAATAATTGGAGTAGACCTAGCCACATAATAGGACTGGATGTACACTAAGAAAGGCACTGCGAgtaatgtactgtagtgtgtgaCCTTAATCATTTTTCAGGTTCATATCTGTTCAACAACTCATCAACCAAACTTTGGAACTGGTAGGGACAGCTCAGGGCTTCATGCCCTCTTATCCCGCTTTTCAGTTTCCAATTGAGGTTTTGGGTTGGGCAAGGGTGCATCATAGTTAACCTTTTCTTGTCATCTTCAACTTGACTTTTATTAAAACAaactatttggtttaaaatatgtaAAGaataaaaaagacagtcaaataaAGAGGGGGTGGGGTTGGATATAGGATACGAACCCGGGTAAAGGTTTCATTTTTTGGGTTGGGAATGAGATACGGAGAACTGCATCTTTGGCTGTTACTATTTGACTGTATGTGCCTATGGTGATGCTCTCACCCGTCATGGTTGTACTCGTGGATGACAGAGATTGTGCGGGGGTGCAGGTGGATCCTCAAGAAGTCCGACCATACCCTCACACTGCCCTCCAGTCGATAGCCCCTCTGAGCGCGCTCCAAGCGGCTGTTCACCGTCTCCATGGCTAAAGCCCCTACTCAGGAAACACGGATCGATGAAaaggaagtgtgtgtgagtgaccgaGCGGCTTGTTTCTCGGTCTGATCCTCTTTTAGCCCATTCTGGACATACAGGTTCACACACAATAGTTTGCTAACATataaatcatattaaatattgattAAATGTCATCTTGGAAATTATACTTTAAAAGGAAGACCTTACCTGAACAGTGAGGCACTAGAGTTGGGTCAAAATCAACCTCAGCCAATATCTCCCCCTTCTGGACATAAAAATAACTGTCATAACAAGACACTTGAATGAGAGCCTTTTCGAACACGACTTATGCCTGGTCCAAGAACAACTCCAATTTCCTTGCCCTGGGCCCAAACCCTTTGGTGATTGAATAACTGCAAGTATTGGGCAGGTGTAAGTAATATGGTGACGGCTCTACCTAGCCTTTCAACAGGCTTCAGCGAGTTTCGGcaatattgcttacacctatctgGTTCCTTCAGACATGCAATCGGGCTAATGCCAGGTGTACACTACACAACTTTCAAAATCCTGACGTCGCTGAGCCTCTCACATTAAATTACCGTATTTCCTGTATGTTTTTGTCTTGCCAACGTAGTGGTGCGCACACTCAACGATCTGGCACAGACGGGTTGTCACACACtacaagattcttcacttggtcATGAAGATTCTCCATACCACCATGCTGTCTTGCGAAAAAACAATGATGTGATTAGATTGTGTAGCTAGAATgagctgtggctcaaagcagcctcaaaCGTTTTCAGTCAGATATTCACGCTTGCCATAGAGTTGACATTTCTAACAAACATGTTGAATTGAGAGCTGTAACAATTTGGCACTTTTGCTTTGGTTAAAGCCAAGTACAAAGGCATACTAGTAGTACTCATTGCTCCTGCACGAGTGAACACATTCTGGGTGATGCAAAATAACGTTGCCATTTCActggcgagctctcattggctattgctgcTCACCGTTCTCAAAACTTGACGTTGCACATCTTACATCACAAGAGAATTCCAGATTTTGTGCTGATAAAATTAAACGTTTGAAAAGATCACGACGTTTGGGACTGCTCACAGACGGGATTGGTAGCGTCTCTGACACGCTCACAGTAAATGAGCGTCGGTGATGGCCGTGCACTCCAAATAGGCAACATGGGGATTTTGTCTCCGATCTCAAAAACTTGTATGGGACAGCCAAATCGGGGACAAAATTGATAAGTGTACACCCGGCTTAAAGGTTTAAAGGCTAGGAGTTGTTTTTGGACTATCCTGTTTAAAAAGCCTTCATTCTTTGGGTTTAAAGGGAGAGAAGTAGTATACTTGGTGTTTGTGTCATACTCACGTCTAGCTTGTCCAGGTCTAGGAGAAAGGAGTTCTTTGTTGGCAGGCTCTCTTTGTGCACCATTACATTGCCCTCCCTGCAAAGAGAAGTAATTTACTTCATACACATAAACAAGGTttgagggaaacacacacacagacagacaaatgcacgcacacacacttaccatGTAATAGCAGTGGGATCCTTCCCAGTCTCATAGAGgctcccctcctgtctcagtgTCTGAAGGCTACCTATATAATGGCAATGGACACAGAGGATGTTGATTCAGTATTTAAATGTAGCCAACCTTGTTGTTCAATCTATATCTACCACTGTAGCCACAGTAGCTATCCTTACTCCAATGACATGCATTGTCCATTTGTCACCGTCAAACCTAAAGATGTACACTGTAATTGTGGCAAACTTTGTAAAACCTTCAACATGACATGTTTACTCAATCTGTGAACTCTAAGTGACATTCAGCAAACCATTTGTGTGAAATTTCAAGGAAGCGGTTAAGTGCTTCAGAACATTTCGGCAACATGGTGCCCTTATGAATGATGCACTGCAGGTTACCAAGGGTTGGTTACCTTTAAGGTCCATGGCGATCAGGCGGGGGGTGTAGGTAATATGACCCCCAAAGGTTTGCCCCTCTCTGAAGAGAACATCATTCTGGAGCTCACCTGGGGGTGCATCTGGGTCATAGGTCAGTGAGGCATCCTGATGCAATACAAACAGGGAGAGAATAAAATGTATCTTAATAGTGGCATAAGATGCAGTCAAGATTTACATACATAACATATGATTTGCCTTAAAATATTTGCTATGTATACTGTGTCAACTCATACAAAGACAAATGGTAATTCAATGTGTCACCTTCCATGGTGCAAAGGGAGGTGCACTGAGCACCAATTGACAATGTTTATGAAGACAGACAATAAACAGCCCACACTACAACAGCAGGTCCCGACACCATAAACAAACCATCTCTGCCTACAAAGACATAGTTAGCAGCAAAGACATAGTTAGCAGGCTAGCTATCTCGAACGTTAAATCACGTCTTTTTTTCCTGAGATTTAAAAATGACTCCTGGGTTTTTCCTCgttgttacctagctagctacagtacatggaTTATTTTATCTAGTTACTTTTGCTCTAGCGGTATAACGTTAGATGGCTGTGCAATATTTGTCGATGGTTGTTGCAGTAAAATGTGGGCCACACCCTCGCCTCGCTCCCTTTTGCTGCACCTCTCACCCTCTGTGCACCAAAACACCACTCTTCTCCGCATTGTTAGCCTGGCTATTTCAGTTTGAATGTACGATAACTAGGGTCATGCTAGCTAACTACAGTAACTAGTTATTTCAGAATAGTAGtggctagctaaccagctaacttAGCCACGTACTGCACCAGTTGTTAACTAAAatagtagctagatagctagcttgcc
This genomic window from Salvelinus sp. IW2-2015 linkage group LG30, ASM291031v2, whole genome shotgun sequence contains:
- the msto1 gene encoding protein misato homolog 1; translation: MGSLCREIVTLQLGHYSNFVGTHWWNLQDASLTYDPDAPPGELQNDVLFREGQTFGGHITYTPRLIAMDLKGSLQTLRQEGSLYETGKDPTAITWEGNVMVHKESLPTKNSFLLDLDKLDKGEILAEVDFDPTLVPHCSGALAMETVNSRLERAQRGYRLEGSVRVWSDFLRIHLHPRTISVIHEYNHDGEAHRLETFGQGEALLHGSVLEDLEDRLHFFIEECDYLQGFQVLCDLADGFSGLGSKVTEMLQDSYGGRGILTWGLAPVSHPDTTPMKELYHLLNYSLGMVHMANNSSFFCPLTLKGGLGRRPAQPPSFPHLNYDPSLWYHSSSVLALALDSLTVPYRLRNNSTPMWEFADALAVSGRKVVAAYGALPFPMTQGSSLPDALGDCADVLPWKPLSACPELGDGHCFGQSVTLKGLEGQSLVSQLRPGMQPPTQLHSLDCGEEVLASYINAHYPATPFSVQLVSSPSKLTPPFPQIFSQSLGPQGFLQSQAPPPNKRSCVVSSLPVLTSLQSSPALGPWLSELHRGASTLDPRRIAPSFLSQGPELPDFQESLEQLRLLARCYRNDSGGMMRSSSEEDDDD